A single Filimonas effusa DNA region contains:
- a CDS encoding RagB/SusD family nutrient uptake outer membrane protein has protein sequence MKIYLALIGAVTLACTGCKKLLTPDEENRKTVEQMYTDPAYAQGFVMNAYRTIPGYYDNSDYATDDAVTNQRTNNFLLMATGSWTAANNPLSVWNASYGAMQYLNLFLANADKVKWAEDPEAAVMFKRRMKGEAYGLRGLYMYFLLRAHGGIAEDGQLMGVPIITEIQTTDTKDYNMPRATFEACVKQIYKDLDSAEANLPMEYADISSSAQIPDKFKNSTLKPEVYNRVMGQYSRQLFNSLIAKSFRARVGLLAASPAFQHASNTTTWANAADFAAAIIDYKGGVNALPANGGTFYANTGDIDGLSGGNNPSEIIWRENLQTNNSDQESQNFPPTLFGNGYMNPTQNLVDAFPMANGYPITHNSSQYNASNPYAARDPRFARYIIYNGSTAGVSNAVIYTGSASGTDNGINIRETSTRTGYYMKKRLRMDVNRNPASITGKNKYIPRIRYTEMYLAYAEAANQAWGPTGTGTHTYSAYDIIKKIRNRAGVGLTNGDAYLEECKSDKNKMAELIQNERRLELCFESFRFWDLRRWKANLNEVARGMDVNGTTYRQFNVENRSFENYMYYGPIPFSEVLKYSNLVQNKGWL, from the coding sequence ATGAAAATATATTTGGCACTAATAGGAGCAGTAACCCTTGCATGCACTGGCTGCAAGAAATTACTGACTCCCGATGAAGAAAACCGGAAAACGGTTGAGCAGATGTATACCGATCCTGCTTATGCACAGGGATTTGTAATGAACGCCTATCGAACTATTCCAGGATATTATGATAACAGCGATTATGCTACAGATGATGCTGTAACCAATCAAAGAACCAATAATTTCCTGCTGATGGCTACTGGCTCGTGGACGGCAGCTAATAATCCACTTTCGGTATGGAATGCTTCCTACGGCGCTATGCAATACTTGAATCTGTTCCTTGCTAATGCCGATAAGGTAAAATGGGCAGAAGATCCCGAAGCCGCAGTGATGTTTAAAAGAAGAATGAAAGGAGAGGCCTATGGTTTACGCGGCTTGTATATGTATTTCCTGCTGCGTGCGCATGGAGGCATAGCGGAAGATGGGCAGCTAATGGGTGTGCCTATTATTACGGAAATTCAAACCACTGATACCAAAGATTACAACATGCCACGTGCCACCTTTGAGGCTTGTGTAAAACAGATTTATAAAGATCTCGATAGTGCAGAGGCTAATTTGCCGATGGAATATGCCGATATTTCCTCGTCTGCCCAGATCCCCGATAAATTTAAAAACTCCACACTGAAGCCGGAAGTCTACAATCGCGTAATGGGACAGTATTCTCGGCAACTCTTCAATAGCCTGATCGCTAAATCGTTCCGTGCAAGAGTTGGCTTGCTTGCCGCCAGCCCGGCTTTTCAGCATGCAAGTAATACGACTACATGGGCGAATGCCGCCGATTTTGCAGCTGCCATTATCGACTACAAAGGAGGTGTGAATGCACTGCCTGCCAACGGTGGAACGTTCTATGCCAACACTGGCGACATCGATGGCCTGAGCGGCGGAAATAATCCCAGCGAAATTATCTGGAGAGAAAACCTCCAAACCAACAATAGTGACCAGGAATCCCAAAACTTTCCTCCAACACTTTTTGGGAATGGCTACATGAATCCTACGCAAAATCTGGTGGACGCATTTCCAATGGCAAACGGGTATCCCATAACGCATAACAGTAGTCAATATAATGCGTCAAATCCTTACGCAGCAAGAGACCCTCGTTTTGCCAGGTATATTATTTATAATGGCAGTACAGCAGGTGTAAGTAATGCTGTAATCTATACAGGCAGTGCATCCGGTACCGATAATGGTATTAACATCCGGGAAACCTCCACCCGCACTGGTTATTATATGAAGAAACGCCTTCGTATGGACGTTAACCGTAATCCTGCTTCTATCACTGGAAAAAACAAGTATATTCCACGTATCCGTTATACAGAAATGTATCTTGCTTATGCAGAAGCAGCCAACCAGGCATGGGGCCCCACAGGAACGGGTACGCATACATATTCAGCCTACGATATCATCAAGAAAATTCGTAACAGGGCGGGTGTAGGCCTTACTAATGGAGATGCCTACCTGGAAGAATGTAAGTCCGATAAAAACAAAATGGCTGAACTGATCCAGAATGAACGTCGCCTGGAACTTTGTTTCGAAAGCTTCCGTTTCTGGGACCTCCGCCGCTGGAAGGCTAACTTGAACGAAGTCGCAAGGGGCATGGACGTTAATGGCACTACTTATCGCCAGTTTAATGTGGAAAACCGCTCTTTTGAAAATTATATGTATTACGGGCCAATTCCTTTTTCAGAAGTGCTGAAATACAGCAACCTGGTTCAGAATAAAGGATGGTTATAA
- a CDS encoding DUF5627 domain-containing protein has translation MKRYKIFTGIFSAAVALVACNKNQDITHPDFDYQTVYFASQFPARTVVLGEDLQVDNTLDNEHKVSIKATMGGTRENKNNVVIDFEVAPSLCNNLYFSAAGAKVTPMPSSYYTLASNKITIAPGNVLGGVEVQLTDAFFADPLSLSNNYAIPLMMKSVQGADSILRGSTLVTNPNRLLDADWVIKPRDFVVYVVKFVNAWHGSYLRRGVDVVKGKPGNSSLDRTITRRKTYVEQDEVKATTTKSLQSVELPLTFQNASGVNIPMNLLLTFDSKNDNCTITASGSGYTATGTGKFVKKGEKNSWGGLDRDALYLDYSIDHPLMQITSKDTLVMRNRNVVPEYYTPVVK, from the coding sequence ATGAAACGATATAAAATTTTTACAGGAATATTTTCTGCTGCGGTGGCGCTGGTGGCCTGTAATAAAAATCAGGATATAACACATCCGGATTTCGACTACCAGACTGTTTATTTTGCATCTCAGTTCCCTGCAAGAACTGTTGTGCTGGGCGAAGACTTGCAGGTCGATAATACACTTGATAACGAACATAAGGTGAGCATTAAAGCTACCATGGGAGGTACAAGGGAAAATAAGAACAATGTAGTGATTGACTTTGAAGTAGCTCCATCGCTCTGCAATAATCTTTACTTTTCAGCGGCCGGCGCCAAAGTAACACCCATGCCCTCCTCTTATTATACACTGGCATCCAATAAAATAACCATCGCTCCAGGTAATGTTTTGGGTGGCGTGGAAGTGCAGTTGACCGATGCGTTTTTTGCCGATCCGTTATCATTGTCGAATAATTATGCCATTCCCTTGATGATGAAAAGTGTCCAGGGAGCTGATTCTATCCTCAGGGGCTCAACACTGGTAACCAATCCTAACCGGCTCTTAGATGCTGACTGGGTTATCAAACCTCGTGACTTTGTCGTTTATGTGGTGAAGTTCGTAAATGCATGGCATGGCAGTTACCTGCGCAGGGGAGTAGATGTGGTAAAAGGTAAGCCTGGCAATTCGAGTCTGGATCGCACCATTACAAGGAGAAAGACATATGTAGAGCAGGATGAAGTAAAAGCTACCACTACAAAATCTTTGCAATCGGTAGAACTGCCGCTGACTTTCCAAAACGCCAGCGGGGTGAATATTCCCATGAACCTGCTGTTGACTTTCGATAGCAAAAATGATAACTGTACTATTACAGCGTCAGGTAGCGGTTACACAGCTACTGGAACAGGTAAGTTTGTCAAGAAAGGAGAAAAGAACAGTTGGGGAGGACTCGATAGGGATGCACTCTACCTGGACTACAGCATAGACCATCCTCTGATGCAGATTACATCTAAAGACACCCTTGTGATGCGTAACCGGAATGTTGTCCCGGAATACTACACGCCGGTGGTAAAATAA